In Archangium violaceum, the following are encoded in one genomic region:
- a CDS encoding glutathione S-transferase family protein, whose amino-acid sequence MKLYEHPMSSAAFKVRALVYELGLPVTFVTVDMMKGEHKAPDFLARNPNGKVPTLEDDGFCLWESNAILCYLAAKKPESGLLPTDARGVAQVQQWLQWHATTFAPSTGEVMGETLYAKFMGRAKDEAKYAAGMEKVRRDLGVLEKTLAGREYLCGKLTIADFSLVSALLLRTPMGVDLEPFPHVKAWVARMEARESVRKSLPPL is encoded by the coding sequence ATGAAGCTCTATGAGCACCCGATGTCCAGCGCGGCCTTCAAGGTCCGCGCCCTCGTGTACGAGCTGGGCCTGCCCGTCACGTTCGTCACCGTCGACATGATGAAGGGCGAGCACAAGGCGCCCGACTTCCTCGCCAGGAACCCCAACGGCAAGGTCCCCACCCTCGAGGACGACGGCTTCTGTCTCTGGGAGTCCAACGCCATCCTCTGTTACCTGGCCGCCAAGAAGCCCGAGAGCGGGCTGCTGCCCACCGACGCGCGCGGCGTGGCCCAGGTCCAGCAGTGGCTGCAGTGGCACGCCACCACCTTCGCCCCCTCCACCGGCGAGGTGATGGGTGAGACCCTCTACGCGAAGTTCATGGGTCGCGCGAAGGACGAGGCGAAGTACGCCGCCGGCATGGAGAAGGTCCGCCGCGACCTCGGCGTGCTGGAGAAGACGCTCGCCGGCAGGGAGTACCTCTGCGGCAAGCTCACCATCGCCGACTTCTCCCTCGTCTCCGCCCTGCTGCTGCGCACCCCCATGGGTGTCGACCTCGAGCCCTTCCCCCACGTGAAGGCCTGGGTCGCGCGCATGGAGGCTCGCGAGAGCGTCCGCAAGTCCCTGCCTCCTCTCTAG
- a CDS encoding M15 family metallopeptidase produces the protein MPFAVTNRRVPRLPCVLLSLALGGFARAEEAPPRALACLSKWYPVEPVKVDGAWHFKLGGATYPWDDGRQKSFEEKLASPDLEDTFSIPYVPGPITPVTRENEDPGRIRFDALFHATYGDTQAHVDVVDIDFLGQKLKVHRKVAPAFARVAKRLDEAVKREPSLRPYLMNLGGTFVWRNIAQTNRQSAHSYGISIDVNVKRSHYWEWAKPKEPVRWANRIPQAIVDAFEAEGFIWGGRWYHYDTMHFEYRPELLDPACR, from the coding sequence ATGCCTTTCGCCGTCACGAATCGCCGGGTTCCGCGCCTCCCGTGCGTGCTGCTCTCCCTCGCGCTCGGAGGTTTCGCCCGGGCCGAGGAGGCTCCTCCTCGGGCGCTGGCGTGCCTGTCGAAGTGGTACCCGGTGGAGCCGGTGAAGGTGGACGGCGCGTGGCACTTCAAGCTCGGGGGGGCCACGTACCCGTGGGACGACGGACGACAGAAGTCCTTCGAGGAGAAGCTGGCCTCACCGGACCTGGAGGACACGTTCTCCATTCCCTACGTCCCCGGGCCCATCACTCCGGTGACGCGCGAGAACGAGGACCCGGGGCGCATCCGGTTCGACGCGCTCTTCCACGCGACCTACGGCGACACCCAGGCGCACGTGGACGTGGTGGACATCGACTTCCTGGGACAGAAGCTGAAGGTGCACCGGAAGGTGGCGCCGGCCTTCGCGCGCGTGGCGAAGCGGCTCGACGAGGCGGTGAAGCGGGAGCCCTCGCTGCGGCCGTACCTGATGAACCTGGGAGGCACCTTCGTGTGGCGGAACATCGCCCAAACCAACCGGCAGAGCGCGCACTCCTACGGCATCTCCATCGACGTGAACGTGAAGCGCTCGCACTACTGGGAGTGGGCGAAGCCGAAGGAGCCGGTGCGCTGGGCCAACCGGATTCCCCAGGCCATCGTGGACGCCTTCGAGGCCGAGGGCTTCATCTGGGGCGGGCGCTGGTACCACTATGACACGATGCACTTCGAGTACCGGCCCGAGCTGTTGGACCCGGCCTGCAGGTAG
- a CDS encoding LamB/YcsF family protein, translating to MAPCLLNIDLGELPDEDERLYTYAQVANIACGGHAGDERSMRRALHACARHGTRVGAHPSFVDREHFGRRELSVAPEVLSAQVAAQCAELTMLASEVGVPVRYAKPHGALYHAANREPALARAVVDGIVKSLGPGVTFIGPGAGALREAARAVGLAYAREGFADRGTLPDGSLIPRGQPGAVLSEPSLARENALRLVLEGTVDTLCVHGDSPGAVEMAREVREVLDVLSLRTESLGEAALRLVLPARLERRAVLEALKAHPRVVDVVVGEAHACVYFDPAAPPEDPRHVLGRLTASPAVVEKRPLVTVRVRYDGPDLEAVAENVGLSVDDVALLHASREYTVRSVGFLPGFAYLGEVDARIAVPRLSTPRTRVPALSVGLAGQRTGIYPFASPGGWNLIATAVDFTAFRPDSGALLGLGDRVLFERVD from the coding sequence ATGGCCCCATGCCTCCTCAACATCGACCTGGGCGAGCTGCCCGACGAGGACGAGCGGCTCTACACGTATGCGCAGGTGGCGAACATCGCCTGTGGCGGGCACGCGGGGGACGAGCGCTCCATGCGTCGGGCGCTCCACGCGTGCGCGCGCCATGGGACGCGGGTCGGAGCGCATCCTTCCTTCGTGGACCGTGAGCACTTCGGGCGGCGGGAGTTGTCGGTGGCTCCCGAGGTGCTGAGTGCCCAGGTGGCCGCCCAGTGCGCCGAGCTGACGATGCTGGCCTCCGAGGTGGGCGTGCCCGTGCGCTACGCCAAGCCGCACGGGGCCCTGTACCACGCGGCCAACCGCGAGCCCGCGCTCGCGCGCGCGGTGGTGGACGGCATCGTCAAGTCCCTGGGCCCGGGGGTCACCTTCATCGGTCCGGGCGCGGGTGCGCTGCGCGAGGCGGCCCGGGCGGTGGGGCTGGCCTACGCGCGCGAGGGGTTCGCGGACCGGGGGACGCTTCCAGATGGCTCGCTGATTCCACGCGGGCAGCCGGGCGCGGTGCTGAGCGAGCCCTCCCTGGCGCGGGAGAACGCGCTGCGCCTGGTGCTGGAGGGGACGGTGGACACGCTGTGCGTGCACGGGGACTCGCCGGGCGCGGTGGAGATGGCCCGCGAGGTGCGCGAGGTGCTGGACGTGCTCTCCCTGCGCACCGAGTCGCTCGGGGAGGCCGCGCTGCGGCTCGTGCTGCCCGCGCGGCTGGAGCGGCGCGCCGTGCTGGAGGCGTTGAAGGCCCATCCCCGGGTGGTGGATGTGGTGGTGGGCGAGGCGCACGCCTGCGTGTACTTCGACCCCGCGGCTCCGCCCGAGGATCCGCGGCACGTGCTGGGCCGGCTGACCGCGAGTCCGGCGGTGGTGGAGAAGCGGCCGCTCGTCACCGTGCGCGTGCGCTACGACGGACCGGACCTGGAGGCGGTGGCCGAGAACGTGGGCCTGTCGGTGGACGACGTGGCGCTGCTGCACGCCTCGCGCGAGTACACGGTGCGCAGCGTGGGCTTCCTCCCGGGCTTCGCCTACCTGGGCGAGGTGGATGCGCGCATCGCCGTGCCCCGGCTCTCCACGCCGAGGACGCGTGTGCCGGCGCTCTCGGTGGGGCTCGCCGGACAGCGCACGGGCATCTACCCGTTCGCCTCGCCGGGCGGGTGGAACCTCATCGCCACCGCCGTGGACTTCACCGCCTTCCGGCCCGACTCCGGCGCGCTGCTGGGACTCGGTGACCGGGTGCTCTTCGAGCGGGTGGACTGA
- a CDS encoding carboxypeptidase regulatory-like domain-containing protein — translation MKFKNQKWLSLALALAITGPGTAFAAGELNGRINGKLLESGTKAALPGVKVTISSPALIGGSKEIATANDGYFEIANLPPGEYTVEFSMEGVKPLKRKLTVRQGETSPLNLQWNVESAAEETIVVEYEAPPTRPDTTQSGTVLSSSGQSKVASGRSYQNVAQQVAGVSGGANPDVRGATSIMNRYLVDGMDITDPVTNTFSANINFDSVGSFAVLTGGMEAKYNSMGGVINLITNGGSDEFHVDASFYGNHYKLAAPAQYGSNLYEGYRPFDPTIRPPTQGAQGNINVSGPILKEKLWFNVSYQYTNNQASVPSGPPLNLQAPNREFIGHYLRGKLTFAPGSHSRLTLSASSDPATIAYADNSSATANSTTPFASRLQKQGGAFGTLIWEYFPTDDVTYKAQVGAQQNTIESGPQGQMGNLDLEAIRNAYNDQTLTYDPNRARHLNRDDGSSWYNTASRSADARYTAMADLSATKRATIFGQRHEAEVGFQGRVVRRDYSQSLPGGRNYTDRGGGAGEAGLCVDNGDGTFSGGCYQYVETPDFSTVEQGLGLGFYVQDRYKPTDWLTILPGLRFDYGVTQDADNRIVSQLAGFGPRLGAALDVTRDQKTVLSAFYGRSNETLSLLSAANSSSGPISTTYQYNATTKAFDKLYETGGPGGTLVDPKNHTAPHSDEIMVSLRRQVLKGTSIGVEYTYKHLQNIWDAVETNVLWDPTGTRVIGYRDPSKGVVYQFTRPDDNWVKYQSVDLILDGRPTPEIEFYAAYTLSFRYGPGNESMGQLGTGIGQYDNVRQKQFYTGYALGDTRHQIKFTGSYTWKGLSIGPSISFATGTPLAKRYNSADDAVTGYILRSPVGTTPGTGNDPKQITEFRLPDVLVVNARATYDFSELTGQKISLIADAFNLFNSASATGIRRDDGLSNPNNFGLVSSRQQPLRVQLGVRYQY, via the coding sequence ATGAAATTCAAGAATCAGAAGTGGTTGTCCCTCGCCCTCGCCCTCGCCATCACCGGTCCGGGCACGGCATTCGCCGCCGGCGAGCTGAACGGCCGCATCAACGGCAAGCTCCTCGAGTCCGGCACCAAGGCGGCCCTTCCGGGCGTCAAGGTGACCATCTCCTCGCCGGCCCTCATCGGCGGCTCCAAGGAGATCGCCACCGCCAATGACGGTTACTTCGAGATCGCCAACCTCCCCCCCGGTGAGTACACCGTCGAGTTCAGCATGGAGGGCGTCAAGCCCCTCAAGCGCAAGCTCACGGTGCGCCAGGGCGAGACCAGCCCGCTGAACCTCCAGTGGAACGTGGAGTCGGCCGCCGAGGAGACCATCGTCGTCGAGTACGAGGCTCCTCCGACCCGCCCCGACACCACCCAGTCCGGCACGGTGCTCTCTTCGTCCGGTCAGTCGAAGGTCGCCTCGGGCCGCAGCTACCAGAACGTGGCCCAGCAGGTCGCGGGCGTGAGCGGTGGTGCCAACCCGGACGTGCGCGGCGCCACCTCCATCATGAACCGCTACCTGGTGGACGGCATGGACATCACCGATCCGGTGACGAACACGTTCTCCGCCAACATCAACTTCGACTCCGTCGGCTCCTTCGCCGTCCTCACCGGCGGTATGGAGGCGAAGTACAACTCGATGGGCGGCGTGATCAACCTCATCACGAACGGTGGTTCGGATGAGTTCCACGTCGACGCGTCGTTCTACGGCAACCACTACAAGCTGGCGGCGCCGGCCCAGTACGGCTCCAACCTGTACGAGGGCTACCGTCCGTTCGACCCGACGATCCGCCCGCCGACCCAGGGCGCCCAGGGCAACATCAACGTCAGCGGCCCCATCCTCAAGGAGAAGCTCTGGTTCAACGTCTCCTACCAGTACACCAACAACCAGGCCTCCGTGCCGTCGGGCCCGCCGCTCAACCTCCAGGCCCCCAACCGCGAGTTCATCGGTCACTACCTGCGCGGTAAGCTGACGTTCGCCCCCGGCTCGCACAGCCGCCTCACGCTGTCCGCCTCGTCCGACCCGGCCACCATCGCCTACGCGGACAACAGCAGCGCCACGGCGAACTCGACCACGCCGTTCGCCAGCCGCCTGCAGAAGCAGGGTGGTGCCTTCGGTACCCTCATCTGGGAGTACTTCCCCACGGATGACGTGACCTACAAGGCCCAGGTGGGTGCGCAGCAGAACACCATCGAGTCCGGTCCCCAGGGCCAGATGGGCAACCTCGACCTCGAGGCCATCCGCAACGCCTACAACGACCAGACCCTGACGTACGACCCCAACCGTGCGCGTCACCTCAACCGTGACGACGGCAGCTCCTGGTACAACACCGCCTCGCGCTCGGCCGATGCCCGCTACACGGCGATGGCGGACCTCTCCGCCACCAAGCGCGCCACCATCTTCGGCCAGCGTCACGAGGCCGAGGTCGGCTTCCAGGGCCGCGTGGTCCGCCGCGACTACTCCCAGTCGCTCCCCGGCGGCAGGAACTACACCGACCGCGGCGGTGGCGCGGGTGAGGCCGGCCTGTGCGTCGACAACGGCGACGGCACGTTCTCCGGTGGCTGCTACCAGTACGTCGAGACCCCGGACTTCAGCACCGTCGAGCAGGGCCTGGGCCTCGGCTTCTACGTGCAGGACCGCTACAAGCCGACCGACTGGCTCACCATCCTGCCCGGTCTGCGCTTCGACTACGGCGTGACCCAGGACGCGGACAACCGCATCGTGTCGCAGCTGGCCGGCTTCGGTCCCCGCCTCGGTGCGGCGCTCGACGTGACGCGTGACCAGAAGACCGTCCTGTCGGCCTTCTACGGGCGCTCCAACGAGACGCTGTCGCTGCTCTCGGCGGCCAACTCCTCGTCCGGTCCGATCTCCACCACCTACCAGTACAACGCCACCACGAAGGCGTTCGACAAGCTGTACGAGACGGGTGGTCCGGGCGGCACCCTGGTGGATCCGAAGAACCACACCGCGCCGCACTCGGACGAAATCATGGTGAGCCTGCGCCGCCAGGTGCTCAAGGGCACCAGCATCGGCGTCGAGTACACCTACAAGCACCTGCAGAACATCTGGGACGCGGTCGAGACCAACGTGCTGTGGGATCCGACCGGTACGCGCGTCATCGGCTACCGGGATCCGAGCAAGGGCGTGGTCTACCAGTTCACCCGTCCGGACGATAACTGGGTGAAGTACCAGAGCGTCGACCTCATCCTGGACGGCCGTCCCACGCCGGAGATCGAGTTCTACGCGGCCTACACGCTGTCCTTCCGCTACGGTCCGGGCAACGAGTCGATGGGCCAGCTGGGCACCGGCATCGGCCAGTACGACAACGTGCGCCAGAAGCAGTTCTACACGGGCTACGCGCTGGGCGACACGCGGCACCAGATCAAGTTCACCGGCTCGTACACGTGGAAGGGCCTGAGCATCGGTCCCAGCATCAGCTTCGCCACGGGCACGCCGCTGGCCAAGCGCTACAACTCCGCGGACGACGCCGTCACCGGCTACATCCTGCGCTCGCCCGTGGGCACCACCCCGGGCACTGGCAACGACCCGAAGCAGATCACCGAGTTCCGCCTGCCGGACGTCCTGGTGGTCAACGCCCGCGCGACCTACGACTTCTCGGAGCTGACCGGCCAGAAGATCAGCCTCATCGCGGACGCGTTCAACCTGTTCAACTCGGCGAGCGCCACCGGTATCCGCCGCGACGACGGTCTGAGCAACCCGAACAACTTCGGCCTCGTGTCCTCGCGTCAGCAGCCGCTGCGCGTGCAGCTGGGCGTGCGCTACCAGTACTAG
- a CDS encoding AmpG family muropeptide MFS transporter has translation MSSKPSLRQVLASPRAWLLVALGFASGLPLLLVGGTLSAWMTNEGVNLKTIGVFTLVASPYTFKFIWAPLMDLKALPFLGRRRGWMLVTQLGLMGAIAAMGTVNPKDSPLAMASLALLVAFLSASQDVVSDAWRTDTLSAEERGFGVATFVMGYRFGMIAAGAVALSLSQFIGWPRTYWLMGALMLVGVVATLLAREPQGQRPPRTLTEAAVVPFFDYFRRNGAVLALLFLLLYKLGDAIAGGMTTPFFLKLGFSNLEVGAISKGVGMGATIVGALFGGVLLAKLGTRRSLFIFGALQALTNLTYLALALVGKHHLMLALAICTDNLCGGMATTAFGAFTMSLCNKRFSATQFALLSALANLGSRMLTATSGYLAEWMGWAGFFGLTVVLALPALVLLGFLPEGIAAPVEEPPAPEPTAPSEPAAATAVAR, from the coding sequence ATGTCCTCCAAGCCCTCCCTTCGTCAGGTCCTCGCCAGCCCGCGTGCATGGCTCCTCGTGGCGCTCGGCTTCGCCTCCGGTCTGCCCCTGCTGCTCGTGGGTGGCACCCTGTCCGCGTGGATGACCAACGAGGGCGTCAACCTGAAGACGATCGGCGTCTTCACCCTGGTGGCCTCGCCCTACACCTTCAAGTTCATCTGGGCGCCCCTGATGGACCTCAAGGCGCTGCCCTTCCTGGGCCGGCGGCGCGGGTGGATGCTCGTCACGCAGCTGGGCCTCATGGGCGCCATCGCGGCCATGGGCACCGTCAACCCCAAGGACTCGCCGCTGGCCATGGCCAGCCTGGCGCTGCTGGTGGCCTTCCTCTCCGCCAGCCAGGACGTCGTCTCCGACGCGTGGCGCACCGACACCCTCTCCGCGGAGGAGCGCGGCTTCGGCGTCGCCACCTTCGTCATGGGCTACCGCTTCGGGATGATCGCCGCCGGCGCCGTGGCCCTCAGCCTCTCGCAGTTCATCGGCTGGCCGCGCACCTACTGGCTCATGGGCGCCCTCATGCTGGTGGGCGTGGTGGCCACGCTGCTGGCCCGCGAGCCCCAGGGCCAGCGCCCCCCGCGCACCCTCACCGAGGCCGCCGTCGTCCCCTTCTTCGACTACTTCCGCCGCAACGGCGCCGTGCTCGCCCTGCTCTTCCTGCTCCTCTACAAGCTGGGCGATGCCATCGCGGGCGGAATGACGACGCCCTTCTTCCTCAAGCTGGGCTTCTCCAACCTGGAGGTGGGCGCCATCAGCAAGGGCGTGGGCATGGGGGCCACCATCGTGGGCGCGCTGTTCGGCGGCGTGCTGCTGGCGAAGCTGGGCACGCGCCGCAGCCTCTTCATCTTCGGCGCGCTCCAGGCCCTCACCAACCTCACGTACCTGGCGCTCGCGCTGGTGGGCAAGCACCACCTCATGCTCGCGCTGGCCATCTGCACGGACAACCTGTGCGGCGGCATGGCCACCACGGCCTTCGGCGCCTTCACCATGTCGCTGTGCAACAAGCGCTTCAGCGCCACCCAGTTCGCGCTGCTCTCCGCGCTGGCCAACCTGGGCAGCCGCATGCTCACCGCCACCTCCGGCTACCTGGCCGAGTGGATGGGCTGGGCCGGCTTCTTCGGCCTCACCGTGGTGCTCGCCCTGCCCGCGCTCGTGCTGCTGGGCTTCCTGCCCGAGGGCATCGCCGCCCCCGTGGAGGAGCCGCCCGCACCCGAGCCCACCGCGCCCTCGGAGCCCGCCGCCGCCACCGCCGTGGCGCGCTGA
- the sitI6 gene encoding SitI6 family double-CXXCG motif immunity protein, protein MKFYLMERNLGPRYTGYLDAGHRWGLPGVKEKCPACGASGGVVGLHYPCVDVSGLPESAKFDEAWPVSLAEFDRLRELVRPLAPKGTPLEPGTSFGTVEGSATGYFGQLYMQNPWTLFMRREALARLQEAGIRGLLGCPIHVRFRQKSHPQLLELQLELHGLYHSDCLPPDFKPRCPTCGDEPLKRPERMILDAASLPVDVDVFRLRQGWTNILASERLVDAVHRLELDGVVFQELEIR, encoded by the coding sequence GTGAAGTTTTATCTGATGGAGAGGAACCTGGGGCCGCGTTACACGGGCTACCTGGACGCCGGACACAGATGGGGACTGCCGGGAGTGAAGGAGAAGTGCCCTGCCTGCGGTGCATCGGGTGGTGTGGTGGGGCTCCACTATCCCTGTGTGGACGTGTCGGGTCTCCCGGAGAGCGCGAAGTTCGATGAGGCGTGGCCGGTCTCGCTCGCGGAGTTCGACCGGTTGCGCGAGCTGGTGCGTCCATTGGCCCCCAAGGGGACCCCGTTGGAGCCGGGAACGTCCTTCGGCACGGTGGAGGGGTCGGCAACGGGCTATTTCGGCCAGCTCTACATGCAGAACCCCTGGACGCTCTTCATGCGTCGCGAGGCGTTGGCGCGGCTCCAGGAGGCGGGAATCCGAGGCCTCCTGGGGTGCCCCATCCACGTGCGCTTCCGGCAGAAGAGCCATCCGCAATTGCTCGAGCTTCAACTCGAACTGCACGGGCTCTATCACTCCGACTGCTTGCCTCCCGACTTCAAGCCGCGCTGCCCCACCTGCGGAGACGAGCCCCTCAAACGCCCGGAACGGATGATTCTCGACGCCGCCTCCCTGCCCGTGGATGTCGACGTCTTTCGTCTGAGGCAAGGGTGGACGAACATCCTCGCCAGCGAGCGGTTGGTGGATGCGGTGCACCGCCTGGAGCTGGACGGGGTGGTCTTCCAGGAATTGGAGATCCGTTGA
- a CDS encoding CapA family protein — protein sequence MVGLLLLCLGAASVTVSAAGDLHLGSPSTEAHVAPLSRLLEGDVRFVNLEGPITKSGRESGVAARGRPTGPLRFNAPPLAAKWLKGRVDVVSLANNHALDQGEKGLAETVSRLRERGIQAATSSTDAELERGGHKLRLIARELPEHWSPEEESTLESRVRQAREAGQVVLVSLHWGLTGSLLPTEEQRRLAGKLIDAGATAVLGHGPHTPQGIERHGRGIIAYSLGNLAFACGCTDERDAYVLRFRIDDAGAAVDVEAVPLQAGLREPPRRSDDLGVAQLLQSLSEDLGSEVRLQGGRVLIR from the coding sequence ATGGTCGGGCTTCTCCTGCTGTGCCTGGGCGCCGCGTCCGTGACCGTCTCCGCGGCGGGTGATCTGCACCTGGGTTCACCCTCCACCGAGGCGCACGTGGCGCCGCTGTCCCGGTTGCTCGAGGGCGACGTGCGCTTCGTGAACCTGGAGGGCCCCATCACGAAGTCCGGCCGCGAGTCCGGAGTCGCGGCCAGGGGCAGGCCCACAGGGCCGCTGCGCTTCAACGCGCCTCCCCTCGCGGCGAAGTGGCTGAAGGGCCGCGTGGACGTGGTCTCCCTGGCCAACAACCATGCCCTGGACCAGGGTGAAAAGGGGCTCGCGGAGACGGTGTCGCGGCTGCGCGAGCGGGGCATCCAGGCGGCCACTTCCTCCACGGACGCGGAGCTGGAGCGCGGAGGCCACAAGCTTCGCCTCATCGCGCGCGAGTTGCCCGAGCACTGGTCTCCGGAAGAGGAGTCCACACTGGAGTCCCGGGTGCGTCAGGCGCGCGAGGCGGGCCAGGTGGTGCTGGTGTCGCTGCACTGGGGCCTCACGGGCTCTCTGCTGCCCACGGAGGAGCAGCGCCGGCTGGCGGGGAAGCTCATCGACGCGGGAGCCACGGCGGTACTGGGACACGGTCCGCACACGCCGCAGGGAATCGAGCGGCACGGGCGAGGCATCATCGCGTACTCGTTGGGCAACCTGGCCTTCGCCTGCGGCTGCACGGACGAGCGTGACGCCTACGTGCTGCGCTTCCGCATCGACGACGCGGGGGCGGCGGTGGACGTGGAGGCCGTGCCCCTCCAGGCTGGTCTGCGCGAGCCTCCCCGGCGCTCGGACGACCTGGGCGTGGCACAGCTCCTCCAGAGCCTCTCCGAGGACCTGGGCAGCGAGGTGCGGCTCCAGGGCGGACGGGTGCTCATCCGCTGA
- the sitA6 gene encoding SitA6 family polymorphic toxin lipoprotein yields MTRLFPLRVLLPLSLASLLLFACATSSLATHADGEPAHASACEEPEADQCIVLACDEGECGVFGCEDVDPEAVALAPPLSHGVELARYRPPFRSPGFQRNWRRAGLRDGVRPRLTFHFQYREGFLPAFPRLQGKLIRHHLFPQASEFRKFFRNSDIDIHAWTMVIPEHVHLRIHGGSGRGGAWNAAWRQFMNANQHRKVSQAEMLGKAFELAFRFDIVGPISPYGRALVPEGPQLLAP; encoded by the coding sequence ATGACGAGGCTGTTCCCGCTCCGCGTCCTGCTGCCGCTATCCCTGGCCTCGCTGCTGCTGTTCGCGTGCGCTACCTCTTCGCTCGCCACGCATGCGGACGGGGAGCCGGCGCATGCCTCCGCGTGCGAGGAGCCGGAAGCCGACCAATGTATCGTGCTCGCGTGCGATGAAGGGGAGTGCGGCGTCTTCGGCTGCGAGGACGTGGACCCGGAGGCGGTGGCGCTGGCGCCGCCTCTGTCGCACGGTGTGGAACTGGCGCGTTATCGCCCTCCCTTTCGTAGCCCCGGCTTCCAGCGCAACTGGAGGCGTGCGGGGCTTCGGGATGGCGTCCGGCCCCGGCTGACGTTCCACTTCCAGTACCGCGAAGGCTTCCTCCCAGCCTTCCCGAGGCTTCAAGGCAAGCTGATCAGGCACCACCTGTTTCCCCAGGCCTCGGAGTTCAGGAAGTTCTTCAGGAACAGTGATATCGACATCCACGCGTGGACGATGGTCATTCCTGAGCACGTACACCTGCGCATTCACGGCGGTTCGGGACGCGGTGGCGCGTGGAACGCAGCGTGGCGGCAGTTCATGAATGCCAACCAGCACCGCAAGGTGTCTCAGGCGGAGATGCTCGGCAAAGCCTTCGAGCTGGCCTTTCGCTTCGACATCGTGGGTCCTATTTCACCCTACGGTCGTGCGCTTGTCCCAGAGGGTCCTCAACTCCTCGCCCCCTGA
- a CDS encoding YARHG domain-containing protein, whose translation MRVALLVSLLLPGLGVAAEPYVPPAAIEIAGYSEKPLCPRGVEDDPDTEEDESIEPDCPALRGKSLRELSILRNTIFARYGWAGFRKTWLREHFKQQPWFKPNPSFSYKLLSDVDRVNVQAIARHEMSLTYQDLEERRDTLLAKAGKWWGDAPTYEDAKGRDLPSCDPNDFMAADAEQKVIRYEFSEVEKEIVSSKDCTYHRSLASSQPSAPRAPDFKKLEPQERIELGLLSRAMGSFASDDASRGELEKSLDEVLSLKELRELSLRDLRLLRNTLYARRGRPFKSPVLQKHFAHMPWYKADPDYTDARLTKNDQRNVKLIQSVEKELGGALKDEDFLIPNPEHRKDPPDPGFISGA comes from the coding sequence ATGCGCGTGGCCCTGCTCGTGAGTCTCCTGCTGCCTGGCCTTGGCGTGGCGGCGGAGCCCTACGTTCCCCCCGCGGCCATTGAAATCGCCGGGTACTCGGAGAAGCCCCTCTGCCCGAGGGGCGTCGAGGACGACCCGGACACGGAGGAGGATGAGTCGATCGAGCCGGACTGCCCCGCACTGCGCGGCAAGTCGCTGCGCGAGCTGTCCATCCTGCGCAACACCATCTTCGCCCGCTATGGCTGGGCGGGCTTCCGCAAGACCTGGCTGCGCGAGCACTTCAAACAGCAGCCCTGGTTCAAGCCCAACCCGAGCTTCTCCTACAAGCTGCTCTCGGACGTCGATCGCGTGAACGTGCAGGCCATCGCCCGCCACGAGATGAGCCTCACCTACCAGGACCTGGAGGAGAGGCGGGACACCCTCCTGGCCAAGGCCGGCAAGTGGTGGGGCGATGCCCCGACGTACGAGGACGCAAAGGGCCGCGACCTTCCCTCCTGCGACCCGAACGACTTCATGGCGGCGGACGCCGAGCAGAAGGTCATTCGCTACGAGTTCTCCGAGGTCGAGAAGGAGATCGTCAGCTCCAAGGACTGCACGTACCACCGCTCGCTGGCCAGTTCCCAGCCCTCGGCCCCCCGTGCGCCGGACTTCAAGAAGCTCGAGCCCCAGGAGCGCATCGAGCTGGGCCTGCTCAGCCGCGCCATGGGGAGCTTCGCCTCGGACGACGCCTCGCGCGGAGAGCTGGAGAAGTCCCTGGACGAGGTGCTCTCGCTCAAGGAGCTGCGCGAGCTGTCGCTGCGCGACCTGCGCCTGCTGCGCAACACCCTCTACGCGCGGCGCGGACGGCCCTTCAAGTCGCCGGTGCTGCAAAAGCACTTCGCGCACATGCCCTGGTACAAGGCGGACCCGGACTACACGGATGCGCGCCTCACGAAGAACGACCAGCGCAACGTGAAGCTCATCCAGTCCGTGGAGAAGGAGCTCGGCGGAGCCCTGAAGGACGAGGACTTCCTCATCCCCAACCCCGAGCACCGCAAGGACCCGCCCGACCCCGGCTTCATCTCCGGGGCTTGA